The Cyclobacteriaceae bacterium genome includes a region encoding these proteins:
- a CDS encoding type IX secretion system membrane protein PorP/SprF produces the protein MNRKFLLSIIFSVTLLNLCQAQQDPLYSQYMFNMLGVNPAYAGNRDVLSVTGLYRLQWVGVPGAPVTQMISIDSPLPNKKVGLGLQILNDEIGINKTTGVYGSYSYKLKFNKGTLALGIQGGFTRFYANYQTLQLSGSQVDNAFNQTLDDFQPNIGAGAFYSTDRFYVGFSSPHILGQGTFYSESNVSKDLSRQNAHWFLASGYVFSVSPAVDLKPSALIRMVQGSPINVDVNLNAWFYRTIGLGASVRSSSIISSMLEIQLNNQFRVGYAYDWTLSELRNSGSHEIMLRYEFGYEKKRMISPRFF, from the coding sequence ATGAACCGGAAATTTTTACTGTCAATCATCTTTAGTGTAACCCTCCTGAATCTTTGTCAGGCGCAACAAGATCCGTTGTACTCACAGTACATGTTTAACATGCTCGGTGTTAATCCTGCTTATGCAGGGAACCGCGATGTGTTGAGCGTTACCGGATTATATCGTCTTCAATGGGTTGGCGTTCCAGGAGCACCTGTTACCCAAATGATCTCCATCGATTCACCTCTTCCAAATAAAAAAGTTGGTCTTGGCCTTCAGATCCTCAATGATGAGATCGGTATTAACAAAACTACTGGCGTGTACGGAAGCTACTCATACAAGCTTAAGTTTAATAAAGGAACATTGGCATTGGGCATACAAGGTGGATTCACCCGCTTTTATGCAAACTATCAGACACTCCAGCTTTCAGGAAGTCAGGTAGATAATGCTTTCAATCAAACATTAGATGATTTTCAACCTAACATTGGCGCCGGTGCATTTTACAGCACTGACAGGTTTTATGTAGGATTTTCTTCTCCACACATTCTTGGTCAGGGGACATTTTATAGTGAGAGTAACGTGAGTAAAGATCTGTCACGTCAGAACGCACACTGGTTCCTCGCTTCAGGTTATGTGTTTTCAGTTTCGCCAGCGGTTGATCTGAAACCTTCCGCTCTGATAAGAATGGTTCAGGGTTCACCAATCAATGTCGATGTAAACCTGAATGCCTGGTTTTACAGAACTATCGGATTAGGCGCATCTGTAAGAAGCAGCAGCATTATTTCCTCTATGCTTGAAATACAACTTAATAATCAGTTCCGCGTCGGTTATGCATATGACTGGACATTGAGTGAGCTCAGAAATTCAGGAAGTCATGAGATCATGCTCCGATACGAATTCGGATATGAAAAGAAAAGAATGATCTCACCCCGTTTCTTCTAA
- a CDS encoding OmpA family protein: MKKITYCILSLLALTLSIQSLKAQSFTMKVANKDFENMRYMEAITWYEQILKKDRRNHEAKVKLAECYRKMNDIKNAMRIYSDLAQDENPDAVSVWHYAQALASNEQYEEAAKWYENYAVLLPDDPNGKKFALAMHNINQFYQDSSKYNLKYAASINTWQSEFGPVYVKNGLAFLSNRQQEHAIKHVSEYDESAFLDWYFVTDTAALYTELNKEVVSYIVNTGKNAHDADTYTTSNDTNTPGHYGTAFMFDSVRYHYEKVAKIIRFEDLNKKFHEGPAAVFKSGDTLIMTRNNTYTLAASGKKVSQQALFMTFVKDMKLSSEQILLPFNASSYSSGHPALTPDNKQLYFVSNRPGGKGGTDIYVVAFNKGRWSKPVNVEEVNTSGDEMFPFIDEAGNLYFSSDGRPGLGGLDIFKAPIKKGRIGAITNMGAPFNSSKDDFSITWDKYLKRGFFSSNRKRGFADDDIYSFQQNCQSVVVVAYDSITNLPMDSVKVVAGDMEAYTDRDGRASFCMNPGDNSFKAGKETYEDRTVTSDRREVPMPLSPLHFELAGVVRSEEDKQPMENVNVRLIDASGSTIREITTSRNGSYKFKLDLNSTYTVVAARKNCGLNSVDFTTVGLKRSKVLNGDLTMICIGDIIKIENIYYDLNKFNIRADAQPELNKLAELMWKYPDMRIELRSHTDSRSSYDFNMKLSANRADAAVQYLASKGIIPSRMRAAGYGESLPVNKCRDGVKCSEEQYQMNRRTEFKVLSIR; the protein is encoded by the coding sequence ATGAAAAAGATCACATACTGCATATTGTCACTCCTCGCACTGACATTAAGCATCCAGTCCCTGAAAGCACAATCGTTCACGATGAAGGTTGCCAACAAGGATTTCGAAAACATGCGCTACATGGAAGCCATTACCTGGTATGAGCAAATCCTTAAAAAGGATAGAAGAAACCATGAGGCAAAAGTCAAACTGGCAGAATGCTATCGCAAAATGAATGACATTAAGAATGCCATGCGCATCTATTCTGATCTTGCACAGGATGAGAATCCTGATGCAGTAAGTGTATGGCATTATGCACAAGCGCTTGCTTCAAATGAACAATATGAGGAAGCAGCAAAATGGTATGAGAATTACGCTGTGCTGTTGCCGGATGATCCGAATGGAAAAAAATTCGCCCTGGCGATGCACAACATCAATCAATTCTATCAGGATTCTTCCAAATATAACCTGAAGTACGCTGCCTCTATCAATACCTGGCAGTCTGAATTCGGACCTGTATATGTAAAAAACGGACTGGCTTTTCTCTCCAACCGTCAGCAGGAACATGCTATCAAACACGTTTCAGAATATGATGAATCGGCTTTTCTTGATTGGTATTTTGTTACCGACACCGCCGCCCTCTACACCGAACTAAACAAGGAGGTGGTTTCATACATTGTTAATACTGGTAAAAATGCTCATGATGCTGATACCTACACAACCAGCAATGACACAAACACTCCCGGTCATTATGGAACTGCTTTTATGTTTGACAGTGTTCGCTATCACTATGAAAAGGTTGCCAAGATCATAAGGTTTGAGGATTTGAATAAGAAATTTCATGAAGGCCCTGCCGCCGTCTTTAAAAGTGGCGACACATTAATCATGACCCGCAACAATACCTACACACTCGCAGCAAGCGGTAAAAAGGTAAGTCAGCAAGCACTTTTCATGACCTTTGTTAAGGATATGAAATTATCCAGTGAGCAGATCCTACTGCCATTTAATGCATCAAGTTATTCCAGCGGGCATCCCGCCCTTACACCTGACAACAAACAATTATACTTTGTCTCTAACCGTCCAGGCGGAAAAGGTGGCACCGACATTTATGTTGTGGCTTTCAACAAAGGTCGCTGGTCAAAGCCTGTTAACGTTGAAGAAGTAAATACCAGTGGTGATGAAATGTTTCCTTTCATCGATGAAGCTGGTAATCTTTATTTCTCTTCTGATGGCCGTCCGGGTTTAGGTGGACTTGACATCTTCAAAGCACCAATAAAAAAAGGAAGGATAGGAGCCATCACTAATATGGGAGCTCCCTTCAATTCATCAAAGGATGATTTCAGCATCACCTGGGATAAATATTTGAAAAGAGGATTCTTCAGTTCCAATAGAAAAAGAGGTTTTGCTGATGATGACATTTATAGCTTCCAGCAAAACTGTCAATCTGTAGTAGTGGTTGCTTACGACTCTATTACTAATCTTCCAATGGACTCTGTAAAAGTCGTGGCTGGAGATATGGAAGCTTACACTGATCGCGATGGTCGCGCAAGTTTCTGCATGAACCCTGGAGATAATTCATTCAAAGCAGGCAAAGAAACATATGAAGATCGTACTGTCACTTCTGATCGTCGTGAAGTGCCAATGCCTTTAAGTCCGCTTCACTTTGAGCTGGCCGGAGTTGTGCGTAGTGAAGAAGACAAGCAGCCAATGGAAAATGTTAATGTCCGGTTGATCGACGCTTCGGGTAGCACCATTCGTGAAATAACCACCAGCAGAAACGGTTCTTACAAATTCAAACTTGATCTCAACAGTACTTACACGGTCGTGGCGGCCAGAAAAAATTGCGGTCTCAATTCGGTAGACTTCACTACCGTGGGATTAAAGCGCTCAAAAGTATTGAACGGAGACCTTACGATGATCTGTATTGGTGATATCATTAAGATAGAGAACATCTATTATGATCTTAACAAGTTCAACATTCGTGCTGATGCACAGCCTGAGCTTAATAAGCTTGCTGAGTTGATGTGGAAATATCCTGATATGCGCATTGAGTTGCGTTCACACACTGACAGCAGATCTTCATATGATTTTAACATGAAGCTTTCCGCGAACCGTGCTGATGCTGCTGTTCAATACCTCGCATCGAAAGGAATTATCCCTTCCAGAATGCGTGCAGCAGGTTACGGAGAATCTTTGCCTGTCAATAAGTGCAGAGACGGAGTGAAATGTTCAGAAGAACAGTATCAGATGAATCGTAGAACAGAATTCAAAGTATTGTCAATACGATAA
- a CDS encoding GIY-YIG nuclease family protein produces MTFLFFMKYYVYILYSEKFQKIYIGYTSDLKARFESHNIFSKKGWTIKFRPWTIIHQEEYDSKSDAMRRERELKSAKGREFIYTNLLKRN; encoded by the coding sequence ATGACCTTTCTTTTTTTCATGAAATATTACGTTTACATTCTATACTCTGAGAAATTCCAAAAGATATATATTGGTTATACCTCTGATCTGAAGGCTCGATTTGAATCGCATAACATATTTTCAAAGAAAGGCTGGACTATCAAATTCAGACCTTGGACGATAATTCATCAGGAGGAATATGACTCTAAATCAGATGCTATGAGAAGAGAAAGAGAATTAAAATCGGCAAAGGGGCGAGAATTTATTTACACTAATCTCTTAAAAAGGAACTAG
- a CDS encoding GIY-YIG nuclease family protein, whose protein sequence is MKYYVYTLYSEKFQKIYIGYTSDLKARFESHNIFSKKGWTIKFRPWTIIHQEEYDSKSDAMRRERELKSAKGREFIYTNLLKRN, encoded by the coding sequence ATGAAATATTACGTTTACACTCTATACTCTGAGAAATTCCAAAAGATATATATTGGTTATACCTCTGATCTGAAGGCTCGATTTGAATCGCATAACATATTTTCAAAGAAAGGCTGGACTATCAAATTCAGACCTTGGACGATAATTCATCAGGAGGAATATGACTCTAAATCAGATGCTATGAGAAGAGAAAGAGAATTAAAATCGGCAAAGGGGCGAGAATTTATTTACACTAATCTCTTAAAAAGGAACTAG
- a CDS encoding GIY-YIG nuclease family protein — MKYYVYVLYSEKFQKIYIGYTSDLKARFESHNIFSKKGWTIKFRPWTIIHQEEYDSKSDAMRRERELKSAKGREFIYTNLLKRN; from the coding sequence ATGAAATATTACGTTTACGTTCTATACTCTGAGAAATTCCAAAAGATATATATTGGTTACACCTCTGATCTGAAGGCTCGATTTGAATCGCATAACATATTTTCAAAGAAAGGCTGGACTATCAAATTCAGACCTTGGACGATAATTCATCAGGAGGAATATGACTCTAAATCAGATGCTATGAGAAGAGAAAGAGAATTAAAATCGGCAAAGGGGCGAGAATTTATTTACACTAATCTCTTAAAAAGGAACTAG
- the era gene encoding GTPase Era produces MKSPHKAGFVSIVGKPNVGKSSLMNRLVGENLSIITPKAQTTRHRIMGILNGDDFQVVYSDTPGILEPKYALHEAMMNYVKVSLEDADVILLVVEWGEKFDVTTYERFKSVKAPILLLINKVDKAPKTGRKEIVEYWKSHLAAKMILPVSAVTGENVDQIFPSLLALMPEHPAFFPKDELTNRSERFFASEIIREKIFQNYGQEIPYSTEVGIEDFKDEEKILRIRATIFVERDSQKGIVIGKAGSSLKKVGTEARTDMESFFGKKVFLETHVKVAGDWRKQKEKLRMFGYLE; encoded by the coding sequence ATGAAATCACCCCATAAAGCCGGTTTTGTAAGCATTGTAGGGAAGCCCAACGTTGGCAAATCTTCCCTCATGAACCGGCTCGTGGGCGAGAACCTATCCATCATTACCCCTAAAGCCCAAACTACCCGCCACCGGATCATGGGCATTCTGAACGGCGACGATTTCCAGGTTGTCTATTCCGACACCCCTGGAATTCTTGAACCCAAGTATGCTTTGCACGAAGCAATGATGAATTACGTCAAAGTCTCCCTCGAAGATGCCGATGTCATCCTCCTGGTAGTGGAGTGGGGAGAAAAATTTGACGTCACCACCTATGAGCGTTTTAAGTCAGTCAAGGCACCCATTCTTCTTCTTATTAATAAAGTAGATAAAGCACCAAAGACCGGTCGCAAGGAAATCGTGGAATACTGGAAGAGTCATCTTGCAGCGAAAATGATCCTGCCTGTTTCTGCCGTTACGGGAGAAAATGTTGACCAGATCTTTCCTTCATTGCTGGCGCTGATGCCGGAACATCCAGCCTTCTTTCCAAAGGATGAACTCACCAACAGAAGTGAACGGTTCTTTGCATCTGAGATCATCCGTGAAAAAATATTTCAGAACTATGGGCAGGAAATTCCTTACAGTACAGAAGTAGGCATCGAAGATTTTAAAGACGAAGAAAAGATACTTCGCATACGCGCTACGATTTTTGTTGAACGTGATTCACAAAAAGGAATCGTCATTGGCAAAGCCGGAAGTTCTCTGAAGAAAGTCGGCACCGAAGCACGAACCGATATGGAATCATTCTTCGGCAAGAAGGTCTTCCTCGAAACCCATGTGAAAGTTGCCGGCGATTGGAGAAAGCAGAAAGAGAAGCTTAGAATGTTTGGATATCTTGAGTAA
- the der gene encoding ribosome biogenesis GTPase Der — translation MANIIAIVGRPNVGKSTFFNRLVEAREAIMDDMPGVTRDRHYGYAQWVGKYFTVIDTGGYVTGSDDKFESQIRRQVEMAIEEATAVIFMVDARDGLTGYDKEFANIIRKSKKPVFVAANKADTPDKAILANEFYALGMGEVYPVSAENGGGSGELLDELVKVFEADDVEDPNAGIPKIAILGRPNVGKSSYLNVLLGVERSIVTDEAGTTRDAVHSRYRMFGNDFILIDTAGIRKRNKVHEDIEFYSVLRSLRALEECDVAIVVIDASRGMESQDVSILSLAQKQGKGIVIMMNKWDLIEKDSKTADNIRKEMVEKLMPMDYLPIIFASATEKQRIFQVVEKAMEVYKNKVKKIPTSQLNDALLPEIIHYPPAATKGKHIQIKYITQVNAATPTFAFFCNLPQYIQESYQRFLENKLRENFDFTGVPLRLFFRKK, via the coding sequence ATGGCTAATATCATCGCAATCGTAGGACGTCCCAATGTGGGGAAATCAACCTTTTTCAACAGGCTGGTGGAAGCTCGTGAGGCGATCATGGATGATATGCCTGGCGTTACCCGTGACCGTCACTATGGATACGCGCAATGGGTAGGCAAGTATTTTACAGTCATTGATACTGGTGGATATGTAACGGGGTCAGATGATAAATTTGAATCACAGATCCGTCGCCAGGTTGAGATGGCCATCGAAGAAGCAACTGCCGTCATCTTTATGGTGGACGCACGCGATGGACTTACCGGATACGATAAAGAGTTTGCCAACATCATTCGTAAATCAAAGAAGCCGGTATTCGTTGCAGCCAATAAAGCTGACACTCCCGACAAGGCTATACTTGCCAATGAGTTTTATGCACTGGGCATGGGTGAAGTATATCCTGTCTCCGCAGAAAATGGTGGTGGTTCCGGCGAACTTCTAGATGAACTTGTGAAAGTATTTGAAGCAGATGATGTAGAAGATCCAAACGCCGGCATTCCAAAGATTGCAATTCTTGGAAGACCTAATGTTGGTAAATCATCTTACCTGAATGTACTGCTTGGAGTAGAGCGAAGCATTGTTACCGATGAAGCCGGCACTACGCGTGATGCGGTGCACTCACGATACAGGATGTTCGGCAATGATTTTATATTGATTGATACTGCCGGTATCCGAAAGAGAAACAAGGTCCATGAGGACATAGAGTTTTATTCAGTCCTTCGCTCATTGCGCGCGCTGGAGGAATGTGATGTTGCCATTGTTGTCATTGACGCTTCCCGCGGAATGGAATCTCAGGACGTGAGCATTTTGTCGTTAGCTCAGAAACAGGGCAAGGGAATTGTGATCATGATGAACAAATGGGATCTCATTGAAAAGGACAGCAAGACCGCCGATAATATCCGGAAGGAGATGGTGGAAAAGCTGATGCCGATGGATTACCTGCCGATCATCTTTGCTTCCGCGACAGAAAAGCAACGCATTTTCCAGGTGGTTGAAAAGGCAATGGAAGTCTACAAAAACAAGGTGAAAAAGATCCCTACTTCCCAGTTGAACGATGCCTTGCTTCCGGAAATCATCCATTATCCACCAGCAGCGACAAAGGGAAAACACATCCAGATCAAATATATTACTCAGGTAAATGCGGCAACGCCAACGTTTGCATTCTTCTGTAATCTTCCTCAATACATTCAGGAATCATATCAGAGATTCCTTGAAAATAAGCTAAGAGAGAACTTTGACTTCACAGGGGTGCCCCTTCGACTGTTTTTCAGAAAGAAATAA
- a CDS encoding transcription elongation protein SprT, with product MDAVKFYSILEKHLPPAALPYCFQLWQRYPFDFKLRKKRISKVGDFTCHQGKTPRITINHDSHPYLFLMTYVHEVAHLVVHQQHGWKIEAHGDQWKNTFTQLMAPVLTEDIYPEGLLKVLRRHMADPKASSFSDSTLTHAFRQYDERQKSVTLLSEIPEGSIFGLHGRWFKKGLLKRTRVICREINTKRNYLVPADVPIDSAQLSLL from the coding sequence ATGGACGCCGTCAAGTTTTACTCAATCCTGGAAAAACATCTTCCCCCCGCGGCCCTTCCGTATTGCTTTCAACTTTGGCAGCGATATCCTTTCGACTTCAAGCTTAGAAAAAAGAGAATCTCCAAGGTTGGTGATTTCACCTGTCATCAGGGTAAGACTCCTCGGATCACCATCAATCACGACAGTCATCCTTATCTTTTTCTCATGACGTATGTTCATGAAGTTGCTCACCTCGTTGTGCATCAGCAGCATGGCTGGAAAATTGAAGCACACGGTGATCAATGGAAAAATACTTTCACTCAATTGATGGCTCCTGTTCTTACGGAAGATATTTACCCGGAAGGTTTATTAAAAGTGCTGAGAAGACACATGGCAGATCCTAAAGCCTCCAGCTTTTCTGACTCCACTTTAACTCACGCATTCCGTCAGTATGACGAACGCCAGAAATCTGTAACGCTGCTTTCAGAAATTCCGGAAGGAAGCATCTTTGGTTTGCATGGTCGCTGGTTTAAGAAAGGTCTGTTGAAAAGAACCCGTGTCATTTGCCGGGAGATCAACACCAAACGGAATTATCTCGTTCCTGCAGATGTGCCCATCGACAGCGCACAACTCAGCCTGTTATAA
- the murQ gene encoding N-acetylmuramic acid 6-phosphate etherase yields the protein MSTTESTSHYDHLENMSVRDLLSNINKEDKSVPTAIEKIIPSIESLVKVIVEKMQAGGRLFYIGAGTSGRLGIIDASEIPPTYGMPHGKVIGLMAGGDAAIRKAVEHAEDDVNQAWKDLEKFSITEQDVLIGIAASGRTPYVIGGVKDARAHKIATGCITCNNGSDLASNVDYPVEVVVGPEFVTGSTRMKAGTAQKLVLNMISTAVMIQLGRVKGNKMVDMLLTNNKLIDRGTRMIMAELGVNEYEAEKLLKEFGSVRKAIAGKK from the coding sequence GTGAGCACAACTGAATCAACTTCCCACTACGATCACCTGGAAAACATGAGCGTCCGCGACTTGCTTTCCAACATTAACAAGGAAGATAAGTCGGTACCCACGGCGATTGAAAAGATTATTCCCTCCATTGAATCACTTGTTAAAGTTATCGTTGAGAAAATGCAGGCAGGAGGCCGCCTGTTTTATATCGGGGCAGGCACCAGCGGAAGACTTGGTATTATCGATGCGTCAGAGATTCCACCGACGTATGGAATGCCTCATGGAAAAGTGATTGGACTGATGGCAGGAGGTGATGCGGCGATCCGCAAAGCCGTTGAGCATGCTGAAGATGATGTGAATCAGGCATGGAAAGATCTGGAAAAGTTTTCCATTACGGAACAGGATGTATTGATTGGGATTGCAGCGTCAGGTCGCACGCCTTATGTGATCGGTGGGGTTAAAGATGCACGGGCTCATAAAATAGCGACAGGCTGCATTACCTGTAACAACGGCAGTGATCTAGCTTCCAATGTTGACTATCCTGTAGAGGTGGTGGTCGGACCGGAGTTTGTTACCGGTTCTACAAGAATGAAGGCGGGCACGGCACAGAAATTGGTATTGAATATGATCTCTACAGCTGTAATGATTCAGCTGGGAAGAGTGAAGGGAAATAAAATGGTGGACATGCTTCTTACTAATAACAAGCTGATTGACCGCGGTACAAGAATGATCATGGCGGAATTGGGTGTTAATGAATACGAAGCCGAAAAACTTTTGAAAGAATTTGGATCAGTGCGCAAGGCGATTGCGGGTAAGAAATAA
- a CDS encoding N-acetylglucosamine kinase, whose translation MIIIADSGSSKIDWRLLSDDGSIGQAHCPGFNPYYQPIEDLKTNIREALVPIVKEQVDQIFFYGTGVSSQKNQDLVRAAFLEFFPKAKVEIEWDLLAAARALCGHEPGIACILGTGSNSCLYDGKTITGQVANLGWILADEASGANIGKKFLFDYLRKKMPATLAEQFQKRFPFTREEFLEKIYQQEKPSTFLATFSKFIFQHLKEPYCYRLVYDSFSEFYENNVMAYEGYKNLKVHFVGSIAFYYSDLLRQVANDKGVTVKVILEAPISGLTLYHQELMK comes from the coding sequence ATGATTATTATCGCTGACAGTGGCAGCTCAAAGATCGACTGGCGATTACTGAGTGATGATGGAAGTATCGGACAGGCACATTGTCCCGGATTCAATCCATACTACCAGCCCATAGAAGATCTGAAGACGAATATTCGCGAAGCACTTGTTCCCATCGTAAAAGAACAAGTAGATCAGATCTTCTTTTATGGAACGGGTGTTTCCTCTCAAAAGAATCAGGACCTGGTAAGAGCTGCATTCCTGGAATTTTTCCCCAAAGCAAAGGTTGAAATTGAATGGGATTTGCTGGCAGCAGCAAGAGCCCTGTGTGGTCATGAACCTGGAATTGCATGCATTCTGGGAACAGGATCCAATTCATGTTTGTACGATGGAAAAACAATAACAGGTCAGGTGGCAAACCTGGGATGGATACTGGCAGATGAGGCATCGGGCGCCAACATTGGAAAGAAGTTTCTATTTGATTACCTGAGAAAAAAGATGCCGGCAACACTCGCTGAACAATTTCAGAAGAGATTCCCATTCACAAGAGAGGAGTTTCTTGAGAAGATCTACCAGCAGGAAAAACCCAGCACTTTCCTGGCAACATTTTCCAAGTTCATTTTTCAGCATCTCAAGGAACCGTATTGTTATCGATTAGTGTATGACAGCTTTTCAGAATTCTATGAAAACAATGTGATGGCATATGAAGGTTATAAGAATCTTAAGGTTCACTTCGTTGGCTCTATTGCATTTTACTATAGTGATTTACTCAGACAGGTGGCGAATGATAAAGGCGTAACGGTGAAGGTTATTCTGGAAGCGCCGATATCCGGATTGACCCTGTACCACCAGGAGTTAATGAAATAA
- a CDS encoding cytochrome b5, translated as MSELKEITASQLALRNGQDKPEIWIAFKGQVYDVTTSRLWRDGKHYEHWAGQDLTDELKDAPHTEEVFSKFKVVGVLITGAVKDKS; from the coding sequence ATGAGTGAACTGAAGGAAATCACAGCTTCACAACTTGCCTTACGCAACGGGCAGGATAAGCCAGAGATATGGATTGCTTTCAAAGGTCAGGTGTATGATGTCACCACTTCAAGATTGTGGAGAGATGGTAAGCACTATGAGCATTGGGCAGGTCAGGATCTTACGGATGAATTAAAAGACGCGCCGCACACAGAAGAAGTTTTTAGTAAATTTAAAGTTGTGGGAGTTCTCATTACAGGAGCTGTGAAGGACAAAAGTTAA
- a CDS encoding RDD family protein — MQVQVRTTQNVFIQYQIAGVGDRIVAYLIDGIIKVIFVLAIIAIYIGINQFESWVWIIAAAIPVFLYHLLFEIFMNGQSPGKLIMRIKVIRLDGTPATVGDFLLRWIFAFIDLHLIGGAVAVLCIAIGNKGQRLGDMVAGTTVVKVASDAQTNADEIFVPQNSDYVLTFPRVIQLTEKDIELIQKALEVNRFTGNPKPVIATSEKIKTLLGIETDLPPVKFLYTIIKDFQQITSKG; from the coding sequence ATGCAGGTTCAGGTTCGTACCACTCAAAATGTTTTTATTCAGTATCAGATTGCCGGTGTGGGCGATCGGATTGTAGCTTATCTTATTGATGGTATTATCAAAGTGATTTTTGTACTGGCCATCATTGCGATTTACATCGGGATAAATCAATTCGAGAGCTGGGTATGGATTATAGCGGCGGCCATTCCGGTTTTTCTGTATCATTTATTATTTGAAATATTCATGAATGGACAAAGTCCGGGCAAGCTTATCATGAGGATCAAAGTCATCCGACTGGATGGAACCCCGGCAACTGTTGGAGACTTTTTGCTCAGATGGATCTTTGCTTTCATTGATCTCCATTTAATTGGTGGAGCGGTCGCAGTACTCTGCATTGCCATCGGAAACAAGGGACAAAGGTTAGGTGATATGGTAGCGGGAACAACGGTAGTAAAGGTGGCGAGTGATGCGCAGACAAACGCAGACGAAATATTTGTTCCGCAGAATTCTGATTATGTCCTGACCTTCCCGCGTGTAATACAACTTACAGAGAAAGACATTGAATTGATTCAAAAGGCATTGGAAGTAAATCGCTTTACCGGCAATCCCAAACCCGTGATCGCTACCAGCGAGAAAATAAAAACGTTGCTGGGTATTGAAACGGATCTCCCTCCTGTCAAATTCTTATACACGATCATTAAGGACTTTCAACAGATCACATCAAAGGGATGA